One window from the genome of Bacteroidota bacterium encodes:
- the ribE gene encoding 6,7-dimethyl-8-ribityllumazine synthase — MKEINGFLQADGLKFAIVVSRFNDFITNKLLDGAVDCLLRHGADDNNITVVRVPGAFEIPFVAKAVAEKREYDVVICLGAVIRGATPHFDFVASESAKGVANASLATGVPLIYGILTTDTIEQAVERAGTKAGNKGWDAALTAIETANLLSELKK, encoded by the coding sequence ATGAAAGAAATTAACGGATTTTTACAGGCTGACGGCTTAAAATTTGCAATTGTAGTAAGCCGCTTCAATGACTTCATTACAAATAAACTTCTTGACGGCGCTGTTGACTGCCTCCTTCGCCATGGTGCTGATGACAACAATATCACTGTTGTCAGAGTACCGGGTGCGTTTGAAATTCCATTCGTGGCGAAAGCTGTCGCAGAAAAAAGGGAATACGATGTTGTGATTTGTCTTGGTGCAGTTATCAGAGGTGCCACTCCTCACTTCGATTTCGTAGCCTCCGAATCTGCAAAAGGTGTCGCCAATGCTTCCCTCGCCACGGGTGTTCCCCTCATCTACGGTATTCTTACCACCGATACAATTGAACAGGCGGTTGAAAGAGCAGGAACAAAAGCCGGGAACAAGGGCTGGGACGCTGCCCTTACAGCCATTGAAACAGCCAACCTGTTAAGTGAATTAAAAAAGTAA
- the gap gene encoding type I glyceraldehyde-3-phosphate dehydrogenase: MSLKVGINGFGRIGRLVFRRALDVGGIDIVAINDLTDAVTLAHLLKYDSVHGKFNGTVTVDGNAIVVNGKKIEITAEKDPANLKWKEFGVDYVIEATGVFASKDKCLPHIAAGAKKVILTVPAKGDIDATIVMGVNDNILTGEEVVISNASCTTNCLAPMAKVLHETFGLEKGYMTTVHSYTNDQRVLDFPHKDLRRARTAATNIIPTTTGAAKTVGKVIPELKGKLDGFSLRVPTPDGSITDFVGILSRETTVEEINAAMKKAAEGPMKGVLEYTEDPIVSSDIVHNDHSCIFDALSTMVNGNLVKVVGWYDNEWGYSCRVIDLLKKIA; the protein is encoded by the coding sequence ATGTCACTAAAAGTTGGAATAAACGGATTCGGAAGAATCGGTAGATTAGTATTTAGAAGAGCCCTTGATGTGGGCGGTATTGATATAGTAGCAATAAATGACCTTACAGACGCAGTTACACTGGCTCACTTGTTGAAGTATGATTCAGTACACGGCAAATTTAACGGTACCGTAACAGTTGACGGAAACGCCATTGTTGTAAACGGAAAGAAAATTGAGATTACCGCAGAAAAAGATCCTGCAAATCTTAAATGGAAAGAATTCGGTGTGGACTATGTAATCGAGGCAACCGGAGTATTCGCTTCCAAAGACAAATGTTTGCCACATATCGCTGCCGGTGCAAAGAAGGTTATCCTTACCGTTCCTGCAAAAGGCGATATCGATGCAACCATCGTGATGGGTGTAAATGACAATATCCTTACAGGTGAAGAAGTTGTTATTTCAAATGCATCATGTACAACCAACTGCCTCGCTCCAATGGCAAAAGTTCTTCATGAAACTTTCGGTCTGGAAAAAGGTTACATGACTACAGTTCACTCATACACAAATGATCAGAGAGTTCTCGATTTCCCTCACAAAGATCTTAGAAGAGCAAGAACTGCAGCTACAAATATCATCCCTACCACAACCGGAGCTGCAAAGACCGTTGGTAAAGTAATTCCAGAATTGAAAGGTAAACTCGATGGATTTTCACTTCGTGTGCCAACACCTGACGGTTCAATTACTGATTTTGTCGGTATTCTTTCGAGAGAAACCACTGTGGAAGAAATCAATGCTGCAATGAAAAAAGCTGCTGAAGGACCAATGAAAGGTGTTCTGGAATATACGGAAGATCCTATCGTTTCCTCCGACATCGTACACAACGACCATTCATGTATCTTCGATGCGCTTTCGACAATGGTTAACGGTAATCTCGTGAAAGTGGTCGGATGGTACGACAACGAGTGGGGTTATTCATGCAGAGTTATCGATCTTCTCAAAAAGATTGCATAA
- a CDS encoding DUF4920 domain-containing protein yields the protein MKAVFSFILALCILSGVAYSQKGDVYGKGTTLKTKTKISTILDSPKKYIGKKVLVEGTILDVCEKRGCWMEISGDKKGQKIKIKVEDGVIVFPVSKKGHKALVEGEVEELVYTKEELIEAEQHKAEEQGTKFDPSTIKSGKTVYRIKGIGAKIF from the coding sequence ATGAAAGCTGTATTTAGCTTCATTTTAGCATTATGCATTCTTTCCGGAGTTGCTTATTCACAAAAAGGTGATGTTTACGGAAAAGGAACAACTCTTAAAACAAAAACAAAGATTTCGACAATTCTCGATTCTCCTAAAAAATATATAGGTAAAAAAGTCCTCGTGGAAGGCACTATACTAGATGTATGTGAAAAAAGAGGCTGTTGGATGGAAATCTCCGGTGATAAAAAAGGTCAGAAAATCAAAATCAAAGTTGAAGATGGCGTTATTGTGTTCCCGGTAAGCAAAAAGGGACATAAAGCTTTGGTCGAAGGTGAAGTGGAAGAACTCGTCTATACAAAAGAGGAGTTGATTGAAGCAGAGCAGCACAAAGCTGAAGAACAGGGGACAAAATTTGACCCTTCCACCATCAAATCGGGTAAAACTGTTTACAGAATCAAAGGCATCGGCGCCAAAATATTTTAA
- a CDS encoding PHP domain-containing protein, whose translation MNFKADLHTHTTHSDGWLSVESLLRRAILQKLDVLAITDHDTVSGYIEALDKNKKYGIKLVPGIELSAQYENYEVHVLGYWFDPSNPDLNAYSETLKLDRYQRCERIVENLRNAGHDISMDDVKYECKGDFFGRPHIAKALIRKKIARNFTHAFKEFLGNNSTSYEKKFFITPADAIALIHKAGGIAVLAHPGYLNDTSLDIILQEKFDAIEAIHPSHTLPQQQKLIGIAKQLGIPWSGGSDFHGGTSTERGYIGSYYLSREEFAAVESLKKM comes from the coding sequence ATGAATTTTAAAGCGGATTTACATACTCATACTACCCATTCAGACGGCTGGCTCTCAGTAGAGAGCCTGCTGCGTAGAGCCATACTCCAAAAGCTGGATGTGCTCGCCATTACCGACCACGATACTGTTTCCGGTTATATTGAAGCACTCGATAAAAACAAAAAATACGGGATAAAACTTGTACCCGGAATAGAACTGAGTGCACAGTACGAAAATTACGAAGTTCATGTACTCGGTTACTGGTTCGATCCCTCAAACCCTGATCTCAATGCCTACAGCGAAACATTGAAACTCGACCGCTATCAAAGGTGCGAGCGAATTGTCGAAAATTTGCGAAATGCAGGTCACGACATCTCAATGGATGATGTCAAATATGAGTGCAAAGGTGATTTCTTCGGAAGACCACACATAGCAAAGGCTTTGATCAGAAAAAAAATAGCGCGTAACTTCACCCATGCCTTTAAGGAATTTCTCGGCAATAATTCAACTTCCTATGAAAAAAAATTCTTCATCACTCCTGCAGATGCGATTGCTCTGATCCACAAAGCCGGAGGTATAGCCGTGCTTGCCCATCCCGGGTATCTGAATGATACTTCGCTGGATATAATCCTCCAGGAAAAATTTGATGCCATCGAGGCAATTCACCCGTCGCACACACTTCCGCAGCAACAAAAACTGATTGGAATAGCCAAACAACTGGGCATCCCCTGGTCCGGTGGATCGGATTTCCATGGCGGCACTTCAACAGAGAGAGGGTATATCGGCTCATATTACCTCTCCCGTGAAGAATTTGCTGCAGTCGAATCTCTCAAAAAGATGTAA
- a CDS encoding rhomboid family intramembrane serine protease, giving the protein MSNGNYRPAGFSYISPVIKSLLIANVVVFFLEMMLSGIVSGGTPLGYYFTELFALFPLGGGFGPWQLFSYQFMHADFSHIFFNLFALWMFGTEVEYTLGSKKFLIFYLASGVGAGLLHLLTPLFGIAAGPTIGASGSLYGVMIAFALFNPDRYIYIYFLLPVKAKYLIGFMILLDLFMFKNPGSNVAHLAHIGGAITGFLFLFFDKSVFFPLKRKLKGGGPSGFSGRSNPFADDEDEGPSIYGDRTSSSRGGFNFSFKTKKSTDQVVDAKFKDVSDSDIDQDEIDRILDKISVSGYTNLTAKEKDILFEASKRMNKKRE; this is encoded by the coding sequence ATGTCGAACGGAAATTACCGTCCCGCCGGATTTTCATACATCTCTCCGGTTATAAAATCTCTTTTAATTGCCAATGTTGTAGTTTTCTTCCTGGAAATGATGTTAAGCGGAATAGTGTCCGGTGGAACACCTCTTGGTTACTATTTTACTGAGCTCTTCGCCCTGTTTCCATTGGGAGGCGGGTTCGGACCGTGGCAGCTTTTTTCCTATCAGTTTATGCATGCAGATTTCTCACACATATTTTTCAACCTTTTTGCCCTTTGGATGTTCGGAACTGAAGTAGAATACACTCTTGGTTCAAAGAAATTTTTAATTTTCTATCTCGCTTCAGGTGTAGGAGCCGGATTGCTTCACCTTCTTACTCCGCTTTTCGGGATAGCAGCAGGTCCAACAATCGGCGCTTCAGGTTCACTATATGGTGTCATGATAGCATTCGCTCTCTTCAATCCCGACAGATATATCTATATTTATTTTCTTTTACCCGTGAAAGCAAAATACTTGATCGGATTTATGATCCTTCTTGATCTTTTTATGTTCAAGAACCCCGGTTCCAATGTGGCTCATCTTGCTCATATCGGAGGGGCTATTACCGGATTTCTCTTCCTGTTTTTCGATAAATCGGTATTTTTTCCGCTTAAGAGAAAACTTAAGGGGGGCGGACCATCGGGCTTTTCCGGGCGTTCCAACCCTTTTGCAGATGATGAGGATGAGGGACCTTCCATTTACGGTGACAGAACTAGCAGCAGCCGTGGCGGTTTCAATTTCAGTTTTAAGACAAAAAAATCGACTGATCAGGTAGTTGATGCAAAATTTAAAGATGTTTCAGACAGTGATATTGATCAGGATGAGATAGACAGAATTTTAGATAAGATCAGTGTATCAGGTTACACAAATCTCACTGCCAAGGAAAAAGACATCCTTTTTGAAGCCAGCAAGCGGATGAATAAAAAGCGTGAGTAA
- a CDS encoding DUF4296 domain-containing protein, translated as MKNTFVLVFLSISGLLLTGCSEKEEIIPNDKFVAIYLDLIKAQDTVGTSTMFVKPALEGILKKHGVTKAFYDKTVDFYMRNPKEFKEFMLEVDAEVSEMQVDTLKKQ; from the coding sequence TTGAAGAATACCTTTGTATTGGTTTTTCTGTCGATTTCGGGTCTGCTCCTCACCGGTTGTTCGGAAAAAGAGGAGATAATCCCCAACGATAAATTTGTTGCCATATATCTTGATCTGATCAAGGCGCAGGATACTGTCGGCACTTCAACCATGTTTGTAAAACCTGCATTAGAGGGGATATTGAAGAAACATGGTGTAACAAAAGCTTTTTATGACAAAACCGTGGATTTTTATATGAGAAATCCTAAGGAATTCAAAGAGTTTATGCTTGAAGTTGATGCTGAAGTTTCCGAAATGCAGGTTGATACACTAAAAAAACAATAA
- a CDS encoding phosphoglycerate kinase, giving the protein MKKLTIDSVDLKGKKVLVRVDFNVPLDENLKVTDDNRIVESLPTIKKIIAEGGKAILMSHLGRPKGKVNPKYSLQPVADRLSELLGMEVKFATDCIGESVKAMADDLKPGEVMLLENLRFYAEEEANDPVFAKKLSEVADLYVNDAFGSAHRAHASTEGVTKFIKIAVSGYLMQKELDYLGGALNEPVRPYCAILGGAKISGKIDVINNILDKVDTLIIGGGMAYTFFKAMGYEIGTSLLEAEKVELAGQLLETIKTKKLNFLLPVDVMVAAEFSNESPSEAVKTDKIPADKMGLDIGPETVKLFSEAIKNSKTVVWNGPMGVFEFDNFATGTNAVAQALVDATALGTITVVGGGDSAAAIAKAGLKEKVSHVSTGGGASLEFLEGKVLPGVDVLNNA; this is encoded by the coding sequence ATGAAAAAACTTACAATTGACAGTGTCGATTTAAAAGGCAAAAAAGTTCTCGTTAGAGTGGATTTTAATGTCCCGCTCGATGAGAACCTTAAGGTGACTGATGACAACCGTATCGTTGAATCGTTACCAACAATCAAAAAGATAATTGCAGAGGGTGGAAAAGCCATCCTTATGAGCCACCTCGGCAGACCGAAAGGAAAAGTAAATCCGAAGTACAGCCTGCAACCTGTAGCTGACAGACTTTCGGAGCTCCTGGGCATGGAAGTGAAATTTGCAACTGACTGTATCGGTGAATCGGTAAAAGCAATGGCAGACGATTTAAAACCCGGCGAGGTAATGTTGCTTGAAAATCTTCGTTTTTATGCTGAAGAGGAAGCAAATGATCCCGTTTTTGCGAAAAAATTATCTGAAGTTGCTGACCTTTATGTAAATGATGCATTCGGATCTGCTCACAGAGCACATGCTTCAACCGAGGGTGTAACGAAATTCATTAAAATTGCCGTATCAGGTTATTTAATGCAAAAAGAACTCGATTATTTGGGTGGTGCATTGAATGAGCCTGTAAGACCATACTGTGCCATTCTTGGCGGAGCTAAAATCTCGGGCAAGATCGATGTCATCAACAACATCCTCGATAAAGTGGATACACTTATCATCGGTGGTGGTATGGCATACACTTTCTTCAAGGCAATGGGATACGAAATCGGTACCTCACTGCTCGAGGCTGAAAAAGTGGAACTTGCCGGTCAGTTGCTTGAAACAATAAAAACTAAAAAATTAAACTTTTTGCTTCCTGTTGATGTTATGGTTGCAGCTGAGTTCAGTAACGAATCACCTTCAGAAGCCGTTAAAACTGATAAAATACCGGCTGACAAGATGGGATTGGATATTGGACCTGAAACAGTTAAATTGTTTTCTGAAGCAATTAAAAATTCAAAAACAGTTGTTTGGAACGGTCCAATGGGAGTTTTTGAATTTGACAATTTTGCAACCGGCACGAATGCAGTAGCTCAGGCACTCGTTGACGCAACCGCACTCGGTACAATTACCGTAGTAGGTGGTGGTGATTCAGCAGCCGCGATAGCGAAAGCCGGATTGAAAGAAAAGGTCAGTCATGTCTCCACAGGTGGCGGAGCCTCTCTCGAATTCCTCGAGGGAAAAGTGCTCCCGGGTGTGGATGTACTTAATAATGCATAA
- a CDS encoding PepSY-associated TM helix domain-containing protein has protein sequence MSEGEKKIRIFLRKWHRDIGYFIAGLTIIYAISGVAVNHIDDWNPSYSITTEVLKADTLPRVYWASEKIDSIVLAHLKIKEKPMETFSESDEKIKLFFEGKVIDFNMATGELSIETTSGKPVLKEVNFLHLNKPKKIWTWVADVFAVLLAFLAISGVIMVKGKNGLQGRGKWILAAGILVPVVFWILYLN, from the coding sequence ATGAGTGAGGGAGAGAAGAAAATAAGGATATTTTTACGAAAATGGCACAGGGATATCGGTTATTTTATTGCGGGGCTGACAATTATTTATGCAATTTCAGGGGTTGCGGTAAATCATATCGATGACTGGAACCCAAGCTACAGCATCACAACCGAGGTCTTAAAGGCTGATACACTTCCTCGTGTTTATTGGGCTTCTGAGAAGATAGACAGCATAGTGCTTGCACATCTGAAAATAAAAGAGAAACCGATGGAGACTTTCTCTGAATCCGATGAAAAGATCAAACTCTTTTTTGAGGGAAAAGTGATCGATTTTAACATGGCGACGGGTGAACTGTCGATTGAAACAACGAGTGGAAAACCGGTTTTGAAGGAAGTAAATTTTCTGCATTTGAACAAACCGAAGAAAATCTGGACATGGGTTGCGGATGTTTTTGCCGTCCTGCTTGCGTTCCTCGCTATATCAGGAGTTATAATGGTAAAAGGAAAAAACGGTCTTCAGGGGAGAGGGAAGTGGATACTGGCTGCAGGTATCCTTGTTCCGGTGGTCTTTTGGATACTGTATCTGAACTGA
- a CDS encoding YigZ family protein: MKTIYLKQSFPEINFNMPEKIQAYSTIKSKADSKYKEKGSIFLAFAHPIYSLTEFEELLARYRKEYYDAVHHCSAFRLINGTMKYSDDGEPSGTAGLRIMNAIEHQNLNNVCLIVVRYFGGVKLGVGPLGKAYYETSLAALMAGEKITMQRFVRYLFSAPYELSSFMFRHLSGDNVKINSTDYAAGLTLDCFIKSDSVDVILENILTSANGEVEVIDGKEEKYFEI, from the coding sequence ATGAAAACTATATATTTAAAACAATCTTTTCCTGAAATAAATTTCAATATGCCCGAGAAAATTCAAGCTTATTCCACTATAAAATCAAAAGCAGACTCGAAATATAAAGAGAAGGGATCAATCTTTCTCGCATTCGCTCATCCCATATATTCCCTCACGGAATTCGAGGAACTTCTTGCCCGCTACAGAAAAGAATATTACGATGCGGTGCATCATTGTTCCGCTTTTCGGCTGATTAACGGCACAATGAAATATTCGGACGATGGAGAACCTTCCGGGACTGCCGGTCTGCGAATCATGAATGCAATAGAACATCAGAACCTGAATAATGTGTGTCTGATTGTTGTTCGTTATTTTGGCGGTGTAAAACTCGGAGTAGGTCCCCTCGGAAAAGCCTACTACGAAACTTCTCTTGCTGCACTGATGGCGGGAGAGAAGATAACCATGCAGAGGTTCGTCAGATATCTGTTTTCAGCTCCCTATGAGCTGTCATCATTTATGTTCAGACATCTAAGCGGGGACAATGTAAAAATTAACTCCACGGATTATGCAGCCGGATTAACATTGGATTGTTTTATTAAATCGGATTCTGTCGATGTTATTCTCGAGAACATCCTTACTTCAGCAAACGGTGAAGTGGAAGTGATAGACGGAAAAGAGGAAAAATATTTTGAAATTTGA
- a CDS encoding tetratricopeptide repeat protein: MTHSEACDILGIREGAEPDIVTKAFNKLNSDITRQIESAGSKFLRETLIKNRKALTEAYHFLIKGSETEGSLSFSDAYKMLLNDESDSIQIIEDRFIKLKSEYEFGLRAPNKKIREIATADIKIISDVFEHIISNVKSPAADEIPRAYLESIRDDERKKLELEFERKYDSLKRSFDESNERFEDKISALSSEKTRILNDLTKLIELIATEQFSEATQLSLKLESKYSLNFRTSELQNLRTSEPQTSEFKPQTSDFKPQTSDFKPQTSDFKPQTSDFKPQTSDFKPLPGDSGFGIENVSFDFADDHIDRMLLDQSKKLSPKIETPPAVNGDNLDSRTVAEKLFSEGRFQDALFYFKEAKGDQPEDYSLDVYIQELEHLVTQENEESGNKQKTQENYEKEAYEEVLKEANTLRAAKNFSDALEIYNSLLLSDPDNPYLLYCKTECEDELKRHRETGISSGLATKPTQTELLSLKRNGDDLMNKKNFAGALELYKKALKINPKDIYLQIVIDQCTREIAR, from the coding sequence ATGACCCATTCAGAAGCATGTGACATTCTCGGAATCAGAGAAGGAGCCGAACCTGATATTGTGACCAAAGCTTTTAACAAGCTAAACAGTGATATCACCCGGCAGATTGAATCCGCAGGTTCAAAATTTCTCCGAGAAACATTGATAAAGAACCGAAAGGCACTAACCGAAGCCTACCATTTTTTAATCAAAGGATCCGAGACCGAAGGATCACTCTCCTTTTCTGATGCGTATAAAATGCTTTTAAATGACGAATCTGATTCAATCCAGATCATTGAAGACCGGTTTATTAAATTAAAAAGCGAATATGAGTTTGGTTTAAGGGCTCCAAACAAAAAGATAAGGGAAATCGCCACTGCTGATATTAAAATAATCTCTGATGTCTTTGAGCATATCATCAGCAATGTAAAAAGTCCGGCAGCAGACGAAATTCCCCGGGCTTATCTTGAGTCGATTCGTGATGATGAAAGAAAAAAACTGGAGCTCGAATTTGAGCGGAAATATGACTCCCTGAAAAGAAGTTTTGATGAGTCGAATGAGAGATTCGAGGACAAAATCTCTGCACTTTCATCTGAAAAAACCCGCATATTAAACGACTTGACAAAACTGATTGAGCTGATTGCCACTGAACAATTTTCTGAAGCCACTCAATTGTCTCTCAAACTTGAAAGCAAGTATTCACTGAACTTCAGAACCTCGGAACTTCAGAACCTCAGAACCTCGGAACCTCAGACTTCTGAGTTCAAACCTCAGACTTCAGATTTCAAACCTCAAACTTCTGACTTCAAACCTCAAACTTCAGATTTCAAACCTCAAACTTCTGATTTCAAACCTCAAACCTCAGATTTCAAACCTCTTCCCGGTGACTCGGGCTTTGGGATAGAAAATGTCTCGTTTGATTTTGCGGATGACCACATAGACAGGATGTTGCTCGACCAGAGCAAAAAACTCAGTCCCAAAATCGAAACACCTCCCGCTGTCAATGGTGATAATCTTGATTCCCGTACAGTTGCCGAAAAACTTTTCAGCGAGGGTAGATTTCAGGATGCCCTTTTCTACTTTAAAGAAGCAAAGGGCGATCAGCCCGAAGACTACTCGCTTGATGTTTATATTCAGGAACTCGAACACCTCGTCACACAGGAAAACGAAGAGTCGGGCAACAAACAAAAAACACAGGAGAATTACGAAAAAGAGGCGTATGAGGAAGTGTTAAAGGAGGCAAATACACTCCGTGCGGCAAAGAATTTTTCGGATGCACTTGAAATTTACAACTCACTTTTATTAAGCGATCCTGACAATCCTTATTTATTATATTGCAAAACTGAATGTGAAGACGAGTTGAAGAGACACCGGGAAACCGGAATCAGTTCGGGGCTTGCGACGAAACCGACTCAGACTGAACTCCTTTCACTGAAAAGGAACGGGGATGATCTTATGAACAAGAAAAATTTCGCGGGTGCTCTTGAACTTTACAAGAAGGCACTTAAGATCAATCCCAAAGACATTTATCTTCAGATTGTTATCGATCAATGTACGAGGGAAATTGCCAGGTAG
- a CDS encoding Crp/Fnr family transcriptional regulator, protein MDELDFPKFVPLFENLDDETIHKISDLGKRKMFPKDTVVLMEHETGNALFVIMSGKVKVSRESDDGREVILTYLNPNDFFGEMALLDGLARSATVTSIEETELFIIERADFLDLLYNHPEVSISLLQELTKRLRGADMKIKSLSLKDAEGKVATVILQIADEIGKIRQGVVEIEKLPFQHDLANMAGTSRETISRTLHSFVKKGLIELDGNKLRIPNYEEFRKFFS, encoded by the coding sequence ATGGACGAGCTGGATTTTCCAAAATTCGTACCTTTATTTGAAAATCTTGACGACGAAACTATTCATAAGATTTCTGATCTCGGTAAAAGAAAAATGTTTCCGAAGGACACCGTTGTGCTCATGGAACACGAAACCGGGAACGCCCTTTTTGTGATAATGTCGGGCAAAGTCAAAGTGAGTCGCGAGAGCGATGACGGCAGAGAAGTCATACTTACCTACCTGAATCCCAACGACTTCTTCGGCGAAATGGCGCTGCTTGATGGTCTCGCCCGCTCAGCCACTGTTACTTCCATCGAAGAAACTGAGCTCTTCATTATAGAAAGGGCTGATTTCCTCGACCTCCTCTACAATCACCCCGAAGTATCGATCAGTCTCTTGCAGGAACTTACTAAAAGACTTCGCGGAGCAGACATGAAAATTAAATCCCTCTCCCTCAAGGATGCCGAAGGAAAGGTTGCTACTGTTATCCTTCAGATTGCCGACGAAATCGGCAAAATCCGGCAGGGTGTTGTTGAGATTGAAAAACTCCCCTTCCAGCACGATCTGGCAAACATGGCAGGCACTTCGCGCGAAACGATTTCGAGAACCTTGCACAGTTTTGTAAAGAAAGGACTTATCGAACTCGATGGTAACAAATTGCGCATCCCAAATTATGAGGAGTTCAGGAAGTTCTTTTCGTAA